Within Kutzneria chonburiensis, the genomic segment ATCAGCGAGGGTGCACTGGCCCCGGGCGACAGCCTGCCCACCGTGCGCGAGCTGGCCACCAGATTCGCCGTGACGACACCGACCATTCGGGAAGCGCTGCGCCGACTTCAGACCACCGACGCCGTCCGGATGCGCCACGGCTCGGGTATCTACGTCGGCGACGGCATCCACCGCATGCTGCTGCCCAACCCGAACTCCACGCCGCTCAAGGACGAGCACATCGTCCAGCTGGTCGAGGCCAGGCTGACCATCGAGCCCGGCATCGCCGCGCTGGCCGCGGTCAACCGGACCGTCGACGACGTGGAGCGGCTGGCCCGCGCGGTCGACACGGCCAAGCGGGCGCCCGACGACAACCGGCCCAAGCTCAACTTCCACCGTGAACTGGCCGCCGCCTCCGGCAACCAGGTCCTGTTCGAGGTGGTCGACTCGCTGCTGTCGGCGAGAAGCCGGGAACAGCGGGCCCTGCGGGCCCAGATCGAGAACCGCGTCCGCGACTACGAGCAGCACGTGGCGATCTTCCTGGCCGTCGAGGCCGGCAACGCCGAACTGGCCCGCCGGCTGACCGAGCAGCACCTGCACGACCTGCGCACCACCGTCACCGATCACCTGGGGACCCCCGAATGACCTTCCTACCCCGAACGCACCGGCTGGCCGACCTGACGTGGCCCGAGATCGACGAGCTCCGGCCGCACGCGCCGGTCGCGATCGTGCCGCTGGGCGCCACCGAGCAGCACGGGCACGGCATGGCCCAGCGGGTGGACACCGCCCGCGCCGAGGCCGTCGCCGACATGGTCGCCCGCCGGATGGCCCCCAAAGTCGTTGTCACGCCGACGATCCCGGTCGGCATGTCCGAGCACCACATGGCCTTCCCGGGCACGCTCACGCTGTCCCCGGTGACGCTCCAGCAGGTCGTCGTCGAGCTGGTGACCAGCCTGCACCGGCACGGCTGGCGGCGCATCTTCGTGCTGACCGGCCACGGCGGCAACAACTCCGCCATCGACGTGGCGGTGTCCCGGCTGCGGGCCGAGCTCACCGACACGCACATCGCGTGGAGCGGTGTCACCCCCGTCGTGTCCGATGTGGTCAAACAGCACGCCGACAGCCCGGTACGCGGGCATTCCTGCGAGATCGAGACCTCGCAGGCCCTCTACGTCGACCCGGACCTGGTGCGACCCGACCGGCTCGTGCGCGGCAGCGCCACCCTGGACGACCTCGACCCGGCCGGGCGGCTGGCCCGCTCGCACGCCGGCATCCACTTCCCCCAGGCGTACAACGCCCTCAGCCCGACCGGCAACCTGGGCGATCCGCGCCTGGCCACCGCCGAGCTCGGCGCGTTACTGGTCGACACCGTCGTCGACCGCATCTGCGGCTTCCTGACCGGCCTGATCGGCCTGCCGGACCGCAGCCCGGCCCCGCCACCCGCACAGATAGCACTGGAGACCTCATGACCGCCGCCCCGACCCGACGCCGTATCGGAGTGGCCGCCGTCGCGCTCGCCGCCGGGATGTCCCTCGCGGCCTGCGGAGGCGCCGACGCCGGCTCCGACGCCAACTCGCTCGGCACCATCGACGCCGGCACCATCTCGTTCGCCTTCCGCTCGGACGACAAGCCGACCTCGTTCGTGGACAACGGAAAGCCCGCCGGCTTCCTGATCGAGCTGACGCAGGCCATGGCCGCGAAGATGAAGGTGACGCCGAAGTACACGGCCACCGACTTCGCCTCCATGCTGCCCAACATCCGCAACCACAAGTACGACTCGGCCGCCTTCGGCACGCTGGCCACCGACGCCCGCAAGCAGGTCACCGACTTCACCTCGCCGGTGTCCTTCGGCGAGGCGAAGATGGTCAGCCGCAAGGACGCCGCGCTGTCCACTGTGGACGCCTCGGCCGGTAAGACGGTCGCGATCACCCGCGGCAGCGAGCTGATTCCCTTGCTCAAGGCCAAGGTGCCGACGGTGACCGTCAAGGAGTTCCCGAACATCGCGGCCAGCGCCAACGCGCTGACCGCCGGGCAGGTCGACGGACTGTTCACCGGCGAGACCACCGCGCTGGACCTGGTGACCAAGCACCCGGACTACACCGCGTCGCCGTCCATCACCAGCGGCCAGACCGCCCTGCCGGTGGCCAAGGACAAGCCGAACCTGCGCAAGGCGCTGGACGACGCGCTCAAGTCGGTGATCGCCGACGGCACGTACACCAAGCTGTTCGACAAGTGGAATCCCCAGGGCGTGGCCATTCCGGCCGACATGATCGCCTTCTACCCCGGCCTGCAGCAGCGCCCGGGCGCGGGGTCCTGACGCCATGGACGGCATCCAGCACGTTCTCGACACGTTCTTCGACCTGCCGCTGATCCTCAGCACGCTGCCGACGCTGCTGAAGGAGGGCCTGCTCAACACGCTGTTCCTGACCGTGTTGGCCAGCGTCATCGGTCTGGTCGTGGGCGTCTTCCTGGCCAGCGGCCTGATGTCGCGGCACCTGCTGCTGCGGCTGCCCTGCCGCTGGTACGTGGATGTCCTGCGCGGTCTGCCGCACATCCTGTCCATCTACCTGATCGGGCAGGGCCTGCCGCTGGCCGGCCTGAACGTGTTCGGCAGCTGGACCTACGGCTACGCCGCGCTGGCCATCGGGCTGATGGAGGGCGCGTACATGGCCGAGATCTTCCGGTCCGGCTTCCAGAGCGTGGAGAAGGGCATCGTGGAGGCGGCCCGCAGCCTCGGCCTCTCCCGGGCCAGGACCATGCGGCTGATCGTCATCCCGATCGGGTTCCGGCGGGTGCTGCCCGCGCTGACCGGGCAGTTCATCCTGGTCATCAAGAGCACCGCCCTGGTCTACCTGCTGGGGCTGGCCACCGGGCAGCGGGAGATGTTCGCCATCGCCCAGGACACGTCCAGCAACAACGCCTCGCTGTCCCCGCTGGTGGCGGCCGGCCTGTTCTACCTCGTGATCACCGTGCCGCTGACCTACGCCGTGAACGCGTGGGACCGGCGGATGCGTGAGGGCCGCCCGGTCGCCGCCCTGCCGCCCGTGGAGGCAGCCGCATGACCACCATGACGCGCGCCGGCACGGCCGTGCGCTTCGAGCACATCGACAAGAGCTTCGGACAGAACCAGGTGCTGCACGACATCGTGCTGGAAGCGCCGGGCGGCGCCACCACGTGCATCGTCGGGCCGTCCGGCTCGGGCAAGTCCACGCTGCTGCGGTGCGCGAACCTGTTGGAGGTGCCCACTTCCGGCCGGATCCTGATCGGCGACGACGCGATCACCGACCCCGGCGCGGACGTGGACCGCATCCGCACCCGGGTGGGCATGGTGTTCCAGAACTTCCACCTGTTCCCGCACCACACCGTGCTGAACAACGTGACCCTTGCGCAGCAACGGGTTCTCGGTCGCACGCGGGACGAGGCCGTGCAGGTGGCGCGCAAGCACCTTGACGCGGTCGGACTGTCCCGTTTGGAGGATCGACGGCCGGAGCAGCTGTCCGGCGGTCAGCAGCAGCGGGTGGCCATCGCCCGGGCGCTGGCCATGGATCCCGAGGTGATGCTGTTCGACGAGGCCACCTCGGCCCTCGACCCCGAGCTGGTGAAGGGGGTCCTCGCGGTAATGCGCGATCTCGCGGACCGCGGCATGACGATGATCGTGGTCACGCACGAGATGCGGTTCGCGCGTGAAGTGGCGCAGCAGGTGGTGTTCCTCGACCAGGGACGCCTGCTGGAGGCCGCCCGTCCCGCCGAGTTCTTCGACACCCCCAGCTCCGACCGGCTCCGGTCCTTCCTGAAGCAGGTGCTGTGATGAGAGTGCTCCCGCTCGCCGCCGTCGTGGCCGCGGTCGCCGCTGTGCTCACGCCGGCCGCGGCTTCCGCCACGCCGTCCGTGCGCAACTACCCCATCCTGTCCGCCGGCTGCCTGTCCCGCAGCGCGCCCGCAACCGGCGTGACCACGCATGAGACCGTGACGTCCGGAGGCCTTGAGCGGGAGTACCTGCTGCACCTGCCGGCCAGTTACGAGCCGCACCACCCGACGCCGCTGATCATGGCCTTCCACGGCCGCAAGGGCGATGGCACGGACATCGAGGCCTTCTCCGGCATCGACAATCTGGACGCCATCGCCGTGTATCCAGTGGGGGCCAAGGGCGAGGCCGACCAGCGGGCCTGGCAGAGCGCGCCGTACGCGGCCGCGGGCGTCGACGACGTCAAGTTCGTCAGCGACCTGCTGGACAAGCTCCAGGCCACGCTGTGCGTCAACCCGAACCGGATCTACGCCACCGGCAAGTCCAACGGCGCCGGCTTCGTGTCGCTGCTGGCCTGCCAGCTTCCCTTCCGTATCGCCGCTTTCGGCACGATCGCCGGCGCCTTCTACCCCGGCACCACCGTCGGCTGCGACACCAGCGCCCCCGCGCCGATCGTCGACTTCCACGGCACCGCCGACCCGACGATCAAGTACGACGGCGACGTCAGCCACGGTGTGGCCACTCCGCCGCTGATGGACTGGGCCCAGAACTGGGCCACGCACAACCACTGTGCCACTGGGCCCGAACAGACGGCCATCGGCACCGACGTGCTCCAGTTCTCGTGGAACGGCTGCCAGCAGCACGCCAACGTGACGCACTACCGCATCATCGGCGCCGGCCACACGTGGCCCGGTGAGCTGGTGGACAGCGGCCCCGGGTCGGCCACCCAGACCATCAAGGCCACCCAGGTGATCTGGGACTTCTTCAGCACCCACCCGCTGACCGCCCACCTGTGACCGGGTGCTCGCCCCTCGCCGGGAGGGGCGAGCATCCCTTGTCTTCACCCGGTAGCATTGCCGGTGCACCGACCTCGTTCCGCCGACCGCCGGGCAGCTCCTTGGGGGCTCCTGCATGGCTTTCGGACGAGCGCTGACCAGTTCTCCGGTGTTGTTGCCGGACGACGCCACCGTGCCGATTCCGGTGGCTACGCGGGGGTTTGTACGGATTCGGGTGGCACTGGCGGCGATCGGCCTGCTGGCCGGCGGCATCTACGCCTGGGGCATCACGGTCCGGCCGGTGCACAACTACTACGCCTCGGCCGTCCGGAGCATGGCCGGCAGCTGGCGGGCGTTCGTGTTCGGCGGGTTCGACCCGCAGGGCTCGATCAGCATCGACAAGATCCCGGGCGCGTTCTGGCTCCAGGCGCTGTCGGTGAAGGCGTTCGGCTTCCACGACTGGTCGGTGGCGCTGCCGTCGGTGCTGGAAGCCGTGGCGACGGTGTTGGTGCTGTACAAGGTGGTCTGCCGTTGGTCCGGCCCAGCCGCGGGGCTGCTGGCGGCGCTGGTGATGGCGTTGACGCCGATCGCCGCGGCGTTGGCCAAGGCGCAGATCGCCGACACGTTGTTGACGCTGCTGCTGGTGTGCGCGGCCGGGGCGTGGCAGAAGAGCGTGCTGGACGACAAGCCGTTGTGGCCGTGTGCGGTGTGGGTCGGGCTGGCCTTCCACGTGAAGATGGTGCAGGCCTGGCTGGTGCTGCCGGTGTTCGTCATCGGCTATCTGCTGTTCGCGCGGCGGCGGCGGTTCGGCCGGCTGGCGGTGGCCGGCGTGGTGACTCTGGCGGTGTCGTCGGTCTGGGTGGTCATCACCTTGCTGACACCGGTGGCCGACCGCCCGTACATCGATGCGACCACGGACAACAACCCGTTGAGCATGGTCCTCGGCTACAACGCGGCGAGCCGTTTCCGCGGCGGCAACGGCTGGCGGGACCTGCTGTCGGAGCACACGTTCGTGCAGATCGGCTGGATGTATCCGATTTGTCTGCTGGCGGTCTTGCTCGGTCTGCGCTGGACCCGTGACCGCACCGGGTACGCGATGTGGGGCCTGTGGTTGGCGGTGCACATGCTGGCTTTCGGATTGGGCCAGTTCCGGCACGCCTACTACGTGATCGTGCTGGCCCCGGCGGTCGCCGCGCTGACCGGGGCCGGGTTGATGCTGTTCTGGCGTGAACGAGCTCGCCGTCCTTGGCTGCTCCCCACTGTGTTGCTGGCCACCGCCGGCTGGGCCCTGGCACTCCCCCACCGTTCGCTCACCGCCGCCATCACCGTGCTCACCATGATCGCCGTGTTGGCGCTGCTCGCCGCCCGTACCTCACGCCTGGCCGCTCTGGGCGCGGTGATCGGTCTTGTCGCGGTATTGATCACCCCCGCCGCCTGGACCTTCTCCACCGACGTGAAGGTGTCCCGGGCCAACGCCGCCAACCCCGCGGTGGACGCCAAGCCCCGCAAGCCCCACCTTTTGTCCAAAGAGGACCGTGAGCTGCTGGACTTCGTGCAGCGCGGCAGCGGAAACGCCCGGTACGTGCTCGCCGTCGACGGCGCCGGGCCCGCCGCCACCCTCATCTCCCAGGCCGGCGCCAGCGTGCTGCCCATGGGTGGTTTCAGCGCCAAGACGCCGTTCCCTTCGGCCGCGCAGTTCCGGGTGTTGATCTCCAGTGGGCAGCTCCGGTACGTCCAGGGCAAGGCCTCGAAGCCGGCCCGCACCGCCGCCCAGACCAACGTCGACTGGGCCGCCGAGCACTGTCGAGAAGTGCGCGCTCACCTGTACGACTGCGCCGGCCGGTAGTCCGGAGAGCGCTCTCCGGCGTACGGTGGTCGGCGTTCCGAGCACCGGGAGGTCTGTGTTGGACAGCGCGGAGCAG encodes:
- a CDS encoding transporter substrate-binding domain-containing protein, with product MTAAPTRRRIGVAAVALAAGMSLAACGGADAGSDANSLGTIDAGTISFAFRSDDKPTSFVDNGKPAGFLIELTQAMAAKMKVTPKYTATDFASMLPNIRNHKYDSAAFGTLATDARKQVTDFTSPVSFGEAKMVSRKDAALSTVDASAGKTVAITRGSELIPLLKAKVPTVTVKEFPNIAASANALTAGQVDGLFTGETTALDLVTKHPDYTASPSITSGQTALPVAKDKPNLRKALDDALKSVIADGTYTKLFDKWNPQGVAIPADMIAFYPGLQQRPGAGS
- a CDS encoding FadR/GntR family transcriptional regulator, which produces MSQAPQAGGLSDRLVDGLLDLISEGALAPGDSLPTVRELATRFAVTTPTIREALRRLQTTDAVRMRHGSGIYVGDGIHRMLLPNPNSTPLKDEHIVQLVEARLTIEPGIAALAAVNRTVDDVERLARAVDTAKRAPDDNRPKLNFHRELAAASGNQVLFEVVDSLLSARSREQRALRAQIENRVRDYEQHVAIFLAVEAGNAELARRLTEQHLHDLRTTVTDHLGTPE
- a CDS encoding amino acid ABC transporter permease — protein: MDGIQHVLDTFFDLPLILSTLPTLLKEGLLNTLFLTVLASVIGLVVGVFLASGLMSRHLLLRLPCRWYVDVLRGLPHILSIYLIGQGLPLAGLNVFGSWTYGYAALAIGLMEGAYMAEIFRSGFQSVEKGIVEAARSLGLSRARTMRLIVIPIGFRRVLPALTGQFILVIKSTALVYLLGLATGQREMFAIAQDTSSNNASLSPLVAAGLFYLVITVPLTYAVNAWDRRMREGRPVAALPPVEAAA
- a CDS encoding amino acid ABC transporter ATP-binding protein; translation: MTTMTRAGTAVRFEHIDKSFGQNQVLHDIVLEAPGGATTCIVGPSGSGKSTLLRCANLLEVPTSGRILIGDDAITDPGADVDRIRTRVGMVFQNFHLFPHHTVLNNVTLAQQRVLGRTRDEAVQVARKHLDAVGLSRLEDRRPEQLSGGQQQRVAIARALAMDPEVMLFDEATSALDPELVKGVLAVMRDLADRGMTMIVVTHEMRFAREVAQQVVFLDQGRLLEAARPAEFFDTPSSDRLRSFLKQVL
- a CDS encoding ArnT family glycosyltransferase, coding for MAFGRALTSSPVLLPDDATVPIPVATRGFVRIRVALAAIGLLAGGIYAWGITVRPVHNYYASAVRSMAGSWRAFVFGGFDPQGSISIDKIPGAFWLQALSVKAFGFHDWSVALPSVLEAVATVLVLYKVVCRWSGPAAGLLAALVMALTPIAAALAKAQIADTLLTLLLVCAAGAWQKSVLDDKPLWPCAVWVGLAFHVKMVQAWLVLPVFVIGYLLFARRRRFGRLAVAGVVTLAVSSVWVVITLLTPVADRPYIDATTDNNPLSMVLGYNAASRFRGGNGWRDLLSEHTFVQIGWMYPICLLAVLLGLRWTRDRTGYAMWGLWLAVHMLAFGLGQFRHAYYVIVLAPAVAALTGAGLMLFWRERARRPWLLPTVLLATAGWALALPHRSLTAAITVLTMIAVLALLAARTSRLAALGAVIGLVAVLITPAAWTFSTDVKVSRANAANPAVDAKPRKPHLLSKEDRELLDFVQRGSGNARYVLAVDGAGPAATLISQAGASVLPMGGFSAKTPFPSAAQFRVLISSGQLRYVQGKASKPARTAAQTNVDWAAEHCREVRAHLYDCAGR
- a CDS encoding alpha/beta hydrolase family esterase, giving the protein MRVLPLAAVVAAVAAVLTPAAASATPSVRNYPILSAGCLSRSAPATGVTTHETVTSGGLEREYLLHLPASYEPHHPTPLIMAFHGRKGDGTDIEAFSGIDNLDAIAVYPVGAKGEADQRAWQSAPYAAAGVDDVKFVSDLLDKLQATLCVNPNRIYATGKSNGAGFVSLLACQLPFRIAAFGTIAGAFYPGTTVGCDTSAPAPIVDFHGTADPTIKYDGDVSHGVATPPLMDWAQNWATHNHCATGPEQTAIGTDVLQFSWNGCQQHANVTHYRIIGAGHTWPGELVDSGPGSATQTIKATQVIWDFFSTHPLTAHL
- a CDS encoding creatininase family protein, which gives rise to MTFLPRTHRLADLTWPEIDELRPHAPVAIVPLGATEQHGHGMAQRVDTARAEAVADMVARRMAPKVVVTPTIPVGMSEHHMAFPGTLTLSPVTLQQVVVELVTSLHRHGWRRIFVLTGHGGNNSAIDVAVSRLRAELTDTHIAWSGVTPVVSDVVKQHADSPVRGHSCEIETSQALYVDPDLVRPDRLVRGSATLDDLDPAGRLARSHAGIHFPQAYNALSPTGNLGDPRLATAELGALLVDTVVDRICGFLTGLIGLPDRSPAPPPAQIALETS